One part of the Clostridia bacterium genome encodes these proteins:
- a CDS encoding recombinase family protein, translated as MRHRRTVPLCHNSKEKNVAVYFEKENINTLDAKGEIMITIMASLAQQESQSLSQN; from the coding sequence ATACGACACAGAAGGACCGTCCCCTTGTGTCATAATTCTAAGGAGAAAAATGTAGCTGTTTATTTTGAAAAGGAGAATATCAATACACTGGATGCCAAGGGAGAAATCATGATAACCATTATGGCTTCCTTGGCACAACAGGAAAGTCAATCCTTAAGTCAGAAT
- a CDS encoding Gfo/Idh/MocA family oxidoreductase — MKQLVQYFKDGEIVMEDVPAPVIREGGILVQTMYSAISPGTEKMMVELGKKNYLGKAVQRPDIAKQVMDKVKNEGIVSTYKNVMNRMDAPVTMGYSCAGRVIGVGTGVSDVEVGDYVACAGVGYANHAQINFVPQNLFVKVQDQQKIEQMAYVALGAIGIHSVRQAEVQLGETVAVIGLGLVGQITGQVLKAAGCRVVGIDIDPYKVDVAVKGGIDKGIVLGKGDSIKGIMGFTQGLGVDKIIITASAQDNGPVELAAQIARDRATIVMVGVTSMNLPRDPYYKKELNFVFSRSYGPGRYDYSYEHKGIDYPIGYVRWTEGRNMQEFVRLVQQGDLDLKSITTHVLDFEDARQAYQLLNEVHIGILLKYQCEQAGKEDCIIMDTKVNFDRNTEYIGIGLIGAGNFTQSILMPNFKKIDGIRWIGVASAGGLTAKSMADKYGFEYATTDYMKIIEDKSIDLCIITCPHNLHYQMVKNAVINGKHVYVEKPLCIHRW; from the coding sequence ATGAAGCAGTTAGTTCAGTATTTTAAGGATGGAGAAATAGTGATGGAGGATGTGCCTGCACCTGTTATAAGGGAGGGGGGTATCCTAGTTCAGACCATGTATTCAGCCATAAGTCCTGGCACTGAAAAGATGATGGTGGAGCTGGGAAAGAAAAATTATTTGGGGAAAGCGGTTCAGAGGCCGGATATTGCCAAGCAGGTAATGGATAAAGTAAAAAATGAAGGGATTGTAAGCACCTATAAAAATGTGATGAACAGGATGGATGCACCTGTTACTATGGGGTACAGCTGTGCCGGCAGGGTGATAGGTGTGGGGACGGGTGTATCTGATGTAGAGGTAGGGGACTATGTAGCATGCGCCGGGGTGGGCTATGCGAATCATGCCCAGATAAACTTTGTACCCCAGAATTTATTTGTTAAGGTGCAAGACCAGCAAAAGATTGAGCAGATGGCGTATGTTGCACTGGGAGCAATCGGGATACATTCTGTTAGGCAGGCGGAGGTACAGTTAGGTGAAACGGTGGCTGTCATAGGGTTGGGGCTAGTTGGACAGATAACAGGCCAGGTGCTGAAAGCAGCAGGTTGTAGGGTGGTAGGTATAGATATAGATCCCTATAAGGTGGATGTAGCCGTTAAAGGTGGAATAGACAAAGGGATTGTTTTAGGCAAAGGGGATTCGATTAAGGGTATAATGGGCTTTACGCAAGGATTGGGGGTTGACAAGATAATAATAACAGCCTCTGCCCAGGATAACGGGCCGGTTGAACTGGCTGCACAAATAGCCAGGGATAGGGCCACGATAGTTATGGTAGGCGTTACATCCATGAATTTGCCCAGGGATCCCTATTATAAGAAAGAGCTGAATTTTGTGTTTTCCCGATCATACGGACCGGGCAGATATGATTATTCATATGAGCACAAAGGCATAGATTATCCCATAGGCTATGTTAGATGGACAGAAGGCAGAAATATGCAGGAGTTTGTAAGGCTTGTACAGCAAGGGGATTTAGACCTTAAATCCATTACTACCCATGTTTTGGATTTTGAGGATGCACGGCAGGCATACCAGTTGTTAAATGAGGTCCATATAGGCATATTGTTAAAGTATCAATGTGAACAAGCAGGAAAAGAAGATTGTATAATAATGGACACAAAGGTGAACTTCGATAGAAATACAGAATATATTGGAATAGGACTTATAGGGGCCGGAAATTTTACTCAATCCATATTGATGCCTAACTTTAAAAAAATAGACGGAATAAGATGGATAGGAGTGGCATCAGCAGGCGGATTGACTGCAAAGAGCATGGCCGATAAATATGGTTTTGAGTATGCTACAACTGATTATATGAAGATAATAGAGGATAAAAGTATAGACCTTTGTATAATAACTTGTCCCCACAATTTGCATTACCAGATGGTAAAAAATGCAGTTATCAACGGTAAACACGTATATGTTGAAAAGCCTTTGTGTATACACAGATGGTAG
- a CDS encoding Gfo/Idh/MocA family oxidoreductase — translation MKRYPRVSIMTGFNRRFSSHIQKIKEYFKDNVCPYMINYQINSKEISKDGWLNDTELSGGRIVGEICHFVDLIQFIIGHQPVQIFAQKIAANRKDIQDENNIAVLMSYRDGSVASVQYTTMGNSSYPKERIQIFSNGIAINSDNFKNTSIYGKKTKKIKTFNIDKGFLDLYSSYIEYLKGKKDIPITQQEIFSSMDTTFDIRKYVTGAKD, via the coding sequence TTGAAACGGTATCCCAGGGTTTCAATAATGACGGGATTTAACCGTAGATTTTCTTCACACATTCAAAAGATTAAGGAATATTTTAAAGATAATGTATGCCCATATATGATAAATTATCAGATAAATTCCAAAGAGATATCAAAGGACGGATGGCTTAATGATACTGAATTGAGCGGCGGCAGAATAGTAGGAGAAATATGCCATTTCGTAGATTTGATTCAGTTTATCATAGGACATCAACCTGTACAGATATTTGCACAAAAGATAGCTGCAAATCGTAAAGATATACAGGACGAGAATAATATAGCTGTTTTGATGAGTTATCGGGACGGTTCAGTTGCAAGCGTACAATATACTACTATGGGTAATAGTTCATACCCTAAAGAGAGGATACAGATTTTTTCTAATGGTATAGCAATAAATAGTGATAACTTTAAAAATACATCAATTTATGGGAAAAAGACAAAGAAGATAAAAACATTCAATATTGATAAAGGATTTTTAGATCTATATTCATCATATATCGAATATTTAAAGGGTAAGAAAGACATTCCCATCACACAGCAAGAGATATTCAGCAGCATGGATACTACTTTTGATATCAGGAAATATGTTACCGGTGCCAAAGATTAG
- a CDS encoding nucleotide sugar dehydrogenase, giving the protein MEKICVIGLGHIGLPTAVMFAYCGYDVTGVDKSEDVRQQIKDKQIETQEPSLKDIIEKCMWDDNLKISDEVKESDYFIVAVPTPINSAKQADLTAVLDAAHKISRVLKKNNTVIIESTIPPGCTRNVIVPALEQSGFKAGRDFYVAYCPERVLPSNIIVELINNDRLIGGIDVESAEKAMELYRVFVKGKIFITDDITAEFSKLVENTFRDVNIALTNELAIIADKIGINIWEVIEYANKHPRVNMHFPGPGVGGHCIPVDPWFIVQAAPEQADIIRASRDTNDGMPFYIYKKIRCIIPEGKVVLLGCAYKEDVADTRHSPGIRLALYLSGDERYSVEIVDPHVAGYDKDVYAATCDSRLIVLVTGHRTFRELDFDRLRKVMSYPNIMDTKNFFNGSLLRDKGFTYYLLGDGR; this is encoded by the coding sequence ATGGAAAAGATATGTGTAATAGGATTGGGTCACATAGGCTTACCTACAGCTGTTATGTTTGCATATTGTGGATATGATGTTACCGGAGTAGATAAATCGGAAGATGTGCGCCAACAGATAAAAGATAAACAGATAGAGACACAAGAACCTTCTCTCAAGGATATAATCGAGAAATGTATGTGGGATGATAATTTAAAGATAAGCGATGAAGTAAAAGAGAGCGATTATTTTATTGTTGCTGTTCCTACGCCTATCAATTCAGCTAAACAGGCTGATTTAACAGCAGTTTTGGATGCTGCTCATAAGATCAGCCGTGTGTTAAAAAAGAACAATACCGTGATAATAGAATCTACCATTCCTCCCGGGTGTACGCGTAACGTAATCGTGCCTGCCCTAGAACAAAGTGGATTTAAAGCAGGCAGAGATTTTTATGTAGCCTATTGCCCTGAAAGGGTTCTTCCGAGCAATATAATAGTGGAACTGATAAACAACGATAGGCTGATAGGGGGCATAGATGTTGAATCAGCTGAAAAGGCCATGGAGTTATATCGTGTATTTGTTAAAGGCAAAATATTTATAACAGATGACATTACAGCGGAGTTTAGTAAATTGGTAGAGAATACTTTTAGGGATGTAAACATAGCATTGACCAATGAACTTGCTATCATAGCTGATAAGATAGGTATTAATATTTGGGAAGTAATAGAGTATGCCAACAAACACCCTAGGGTGAACATGCATTTTCCGGGACCTGGGGTAGGAGGACATTGTATCCCGGTAGATCCTTGGTTTATAGTGCAGGCGGCACCTGAACAGGCGGATATAATAAGGGCTTCTCGAGATACCAATGATGGTATGCCTTTCTATATATATAAAAAAATACGGTGCATCATACCGGAAGGTAAAGTTGTACTGCTAGGATGCGCATATAAGGAGGATGTTGCAGATACAAGACATAGTCCCGGAATCAGGCTGGCCTTATATTTGTCGGGGGATGAACGGTATTCTGTAGAGATAGTGGATCCCCATGTTGCGGGATATGATAAGGATGTATATGCTGCGACATGTGATAGCCGGTTGATTGTGCTTGTCACCGGCCATAGGACGTTTAGAGAATTGGATTTTGATAGGTTGAGAAAGGTTATGTCCTATCCAAATATTATGGACACCAAGAATTTTTTCAACGGCAGTCTCTTGAGGGATAAAGGGTTCACATATTATCTGCTAGGCGATGGGCGATAA
- the murJ gene encoding murein biosynthesis integral membrane protein MurJ has protein sequence MDYLKKTAGTAVMIMLITFLSKVLGFIRETVIAAYYGSGWHTDAYFAAQTCSLFLVGIIGTGLSTILIPVYTEHMTKKGSDHANRFASNVANIFFVLFTMLTVASIVLAPYILRFFAPGFNDITLGVSIKLARIMFPVLIFNILSSIATAVLQARKRFIAPACVGIPLNVIIIICIILFSKSIGIYALAWASLVASLVQVIIQLPSLNKVFKHRFIFHIYDKSLHKLILIMFPIIIGNSIHQINTMIDQVLASSLEGGSVSAINYSEILIGFATGIFIMSISTVLYPSFSEMSAKGEHRSLSSMIENGIILMFVVMVPVAAIMMMMGKDIVQLVFERGAFDADATFLTAVAFRYYAPSVAVYGAREILNRAFYSLKYTKLPVICGASSVGVNIVLNIILVKYMGVAGLGLATSISVFINMVLLMYFLKGKLSYLNVGYILIETCKILLALVVMCITACLFRYYIPPVNFYLRFIVSLLVCIASYLSILVLTKFQQFNFLKNKR, from the coding sequence ATGGACTATTTGAAGAAGACTGCTGGCACAGCAGTGATGATAATGCTCATAACTTTTTTATCCAAGGTGCTTGGATTTATAAGGGAGACTGTGATAGCTGCCTATTACGGCAGCGGATGGCACACCGATGCATATTTTGCTGCTCAAACCTGTTCATTATTTTTGGTTGGGATAATAGGGACAGGCTTGTCCACCATATTGATACCGGTTTACACAGAACACATGACTAAAAAAGGCAGTGATCATGCCAATAGGTTTGCTAGCAATGTGGCAAATATATTTTTTGTTTTATTCACCATGCTTACAGTGGCCAGCATAGTGCTGGCTCCTTATATTTTAAGGTTTTTTGCCCCGGGATTCAATGATATCACTTTGGGGGTCAGTATAAAACTTGCTAGGATTATGTTTCCTGTGCTCATATTCAATATATTATCCAGCATAGCCACTGCAGTATTACAAGCCAGAAAACGATTTATTGCACCGGCCTGTGTAGGGATTCCACTCAATGTAATTATAATAATATGTATAATTTTATTCTCCAAAAGCATAGGGATATATGCTCTGGCCTGGGCTTCTTTGGTGGCTTCTTTGGTGCAGGTTATAATACAGCTGCCTTCCCTGAACAAGGTCTTCAAGCATAGATTTATCTTCCATATATATGATAAATCTTTGCACAAACTTATCCTTATAATGTTTCCTATTATAATCGGCAACAGCATTCATCAGATAAATACAATGATAGATCAAGTGTTGGCATCCTCCTTGGAGGGTGGAAGTGTTTCAGCTATAAATTATTCTGAGATCCTGATAGGGTTTGCCACAGGTATTTTTATAATGAGCATATCCACTGTGCTATATCCTTCTTTCTCTGAAATGTCTGCAAAGGGAGAACACCGATCGTTGAGCAGCATGATTGAAAACGGCATAATATTGATGTTTGTTGTTATGGTGCCTGTTGCAGCTATCATGATGATGATGGGAAAGGATATTGTGCAATTAGTGTTTGAAAGAGGGGCTTTTGATGCTGATGCCACATTTTTAACTGCGGTGGCTTTTCGATATTATGCTCCTTCGGTGGCAGTATACGGGGCTAGGGAGATATTAAACAGGGCTTTTTATTCGTTAAAATATACAAAGCTGCCTGTAATATGTGGAGCTTCAAGTGTGGGGGTAAATATAGTTTTGAACATAATTTTGGTGAAATATATGGGGGTGGCAGGGTTAGGTCTGGCAACCTCTATATCAGTATTTATAAATATGGTTTTGCTCATGTACTTTTTAAAGGGGAAACTTTCCTATTTGAATGTAGGTTATATATTGATCGAAACATGTAAAATTTTGCTAGCCCTTGTTGTGATGTGTATTACAGCCTGTTTGTTTAGATATTATATACCACCAGTGAATTTTTATTTGCGTTTTATAGTTAGTCTTTTGGTATGTATAGCATCTTATCTGTCTATACTGGTATTGACAAAGTTTCAACAATTTAATTTTTTAAAAAATAAGCGGTAA